CAGGTTTCAAATTTTGATTAAAGTCCCGTACCCAAATATTTTTGATTAAAGTCCCGTACCCAAATATTTTTGATTAAAGTCCCGTACCTGAATATAAGTGATATTTACATTCCAAAAAGGAAAGATGACGACCCATTTTTTTATAAATACAAAACTGCTATAATACAAAACTGCTATTTTAGTATGCCAGAGTATTGGATGGTCTATAAGATCAGAGGAAAATTGGGCCTATACCTTTACCTTGGATTCCAGATTCCCTAAATATATTTCAGATAACAGTAATTTGATGAAAAACTCTGTGAACTTTTATGAGAAAAGAATTTTTGGTTTCCCCTCAGAAAAAACAATACCGAAATTGAAGAAAGAAATATTCCAGAATTTACTTTTTGAAAGAACATTAAACCAGGGTCATATGAGATCCCCTCCTAAAAATAACCCCTGAAATTCACCATTTCATGTAGGATCTGGAAGACTTATAATAAGGGAATTATAATAGGGAAATTATAATAGGGAATTATAATGGGTGAATTATAATTTTAAATAAGAACGAGTTAATGAGAAATTAATTTACTAGAAAAGCCTTTTAGAATCTTTTGAAGTGATCCATAAGGTCTGGTCCAATTTTATGTAATTTAGTTCTGTACTCAGTTAATTTACTACTTATTTAAGTCATTACTCACTTAAGTTTCCTTAGTCAAGTTACTACTTATTTAAGTCACATATCTTCTTCGTACGTCTTCTTCATACATCAGGGACTGACCCTATGGACCAATAATAACTATGTAGGTAAAGGTATAAATAAACAACGATCTGAAACTTGTTTTTTCGCAGTACTGTGATTGAAATGCCCGGAAAACACGGAATTACAGAATTAGATGTAGCACAGCCTCTTTAAGTTGGGGTGGCCGCACGCAGTTTGATTTTACTCTGTAGGTTCTGTGAGCGTGCCCAACTCTGAAATCTTCTCCACAACTTTTTCAACATCTTCTACTGCCTCTGGCATCTGGAGCATTTTCACAAAACTATCGTGAAGATTGTGAAATGGACTTTCGCCGATTTCACCCACGATCAAAACATTGATCCCTCGATTTTTCAGAAACTCCGTAGTCTTCAAACCTCTCTTTTTTTCCAGGTCTGAGGCAGGGTTTTCGCTGATATCCCAGCTTTTTATTTTACTATCTTCCAGTTCGATAAAAATAAAATACGGGGCTTTGCCAAAATGCCGGGAAATCTTTGAGTGTAAACCTTCTTGCATTAGAATAGGAACTGCAATTTTCATTACTGACATCTTTCCAGGCTTTGCATTGACGACTAAATGTTCCAGGTTCTTTACCTCATTTTCCACAATCTTTTCTATTTCCTCGGAAAGCATCTCCACTCTTTTAAGATTAGCATCGCCCTCTATTTCTATTTCAATTTCCCCGAATACTACCAGACCGGACTTCCGAAGTCTGATTTCCCCAACAGTTTTCACGCCCTGAATACTGCCCACATTCTGTCTGATTCTTCTAATTGAATCTTTATCCAGCCATGCGTCCATCAGTGTCATTATAGAGTCCTTTGCTATACCGATTCCAAGCTTGAATATCATTAAAGAGATGACCAGCACTCCAACACTATCGAGCCACAACACGCCTAAGACTGAACCGATAATTGTAATGGCAACTATCAGGGAACTGAAAACGTCTGTATAGGAGTGTAGTGCATCGGCAATCAAAGCCTGAGAATCTATCTGTTTGCCGACTTTGAACTTATATTGTGATAATGCATACATTACCACTACCGAAAATACAGCTGTGCCAAGTGCAATCCCCTGCATTTTCACCTCAACAGGATTTGTGATGTTCAGCAGCGCCTCACGTACAAGTTCGAATCCAGAAAAGAGGATTATAATAGATACAAAAAGTGAAACAAGGTTGTCTGCTTTGTAGTAGCCGTAGGGGAACTTTTCTTCACTGCCCTTCAGGCTGAGCTTGAGCCCTATCCAGACGGCAAGTGATGTGAAAATATCCAGGGACGTATGGATAGCATCTGCGATAAGAGCAGCACTTCCGGAATAAAAGCCGACGATGCCTTTTAAAATTGAAAGAAAAAACAGAGTAAAAGTGGCATTCTTTGAAGCCTTAGCTCCTAACAATAAGTTCTCCTGTACAGCCATTTTCTCACATCATTCTTGAATATATACATACAGAAAAATACACACATGCAATAAACGTATTATTTTGGGGTTAATATTCAACCCTTTCCCTTGCTGTGACGTTTTTTTCAAAGGGATATTTCACAAGCTTCATCTCCGTTAACAGGTCTGCCCTTTCTACCAGTTCCCCAGGAACCCTCCTCCCTGTCAGGACAACTGTGGTTTCTTCCGGGATCTCCTCCAGCAGTTTGAGGATATCTTCGGTCTTACAATACCAAAATTGGCTGCAAGACTTATCTCGTCCAGTATCAGACCGACCCGTATTTTTCCTGCTATAAGGGTTCTGATCATCCCTCCTGGGATCCCAAACCTGGTATTTAATACCTTAAAATGCTTTTTTTCACTCATTGATATGTTTTCATCTTTATCGGGGCATATTGAGGGATTAATTAAGCAATAGCCATACTGGATTCTACAGTATAACCTTCCCTAAAAATTAATGAATAATTATGACTTTTTGTTTATAAATAGGTTTACGTATACCGCCAGCATTCAGGAATAATAAAAATTGTGATTAAGCAGGTCCCAAAACTAAAAATTTGTTTAGAAGTACGTGCCGAGCTCGATAAGGAGCTTTCGAAGTTTCCCTGGCTTACACCCATTGTTATTGAGATATTTGGCGGCAAGTTCGACCCTGAGAAACTGCGCTTACCTGACAACATAATTGCCAGGCTGCTGGGAAGCTCCTTACATAATATGCCAGCAATCGACATCTGGGATTGGGAGGCGATTCGCATTTGAGTTAAAATAAGAAATTAATAATAAGGAATTAATAATAAGGGACTAATAATAAGGAACTAATAATAAGAAATTGATTAATAAGAAATTAATTTACTAGAAAAGCCTTTTAGAATCTTTTAGAGTGATCCATAAGGTCTGGTCCAATTTTATGTAATTTAGTTCTGTACTCAGTTAATTTACTACTTATTTAAGTCATTACCCAGTTAAGTTACTTAGTCAAGTTATTACTTAGTAGTCAAGTTATTACTTATTTAAGTCACATATCTTCTTTGTACGTCTTCTTCATACATCGGGACTGACCCTATGGACTAATACTATATATAAGTAATAATATAAAAAAACAACGAACGTGGACTCTTTTTTTTACTGCTCCCTAACATCCACAACAAAGCACAATATTTAAATTTGATTTTCCTGAAAATCTCATTTTCCCTTCATTAATGGAGGTACATTTCCAATTTTCTTTGTTAAGTTCACACTTGAATTTTAAATTTTCTTTGTTAAATTCTCACTTTCATTTTCAGCTTTTTTTGTTAAATTCTCACTTTCATTTTCAGCTTTTTTTGTAAAGGTCTCACTTTCATTTACAGCTTTTTTTGTTAAGTTTTCACCTGTTTTTTCTACTTCTTTTGTTAAGTTTTCACCTGTTTTTTCTACTTTTTCTGTTTCATTTTCCACCGCTTTTTGAGAGCAACCGGAAGCAAATAACATTAGTGAAAGAGTCATCACTGCAATAAGCACAGTACCTAAAACTTTTATTCTTCTTATAACTTCTACCCCCTTTTATTTATAAAACATGCATGTGAAAATGTATCCCCCATGTATAATATATATTTATCTATATGTATTTTATCTCCGACACTCTGTAGCTTCTCTTTTTGATATCTCTTTTTGATATCTCTTTTTGATATCTCTTTTTGATATCTCTTTTTGATATCTCTTTTTGATATCTCTTTTTGATATCTCTTTTTGAAATCTCTTTTTGAATCAATTTTCAGGAACTGCTAATTAATAGTAATTAATAGTAACTTATAAGGTAACTTTCAGCCATACCTTTAGTAAAAGCAATTTTTCCTCGGAAAGAGGAAAAATTGCATATAAAATATCCCTCTTTTTCAACATCATGCTTACACGTGAAGAAATTCTTGAAATCTATGAAGCTGGTCCTGAAGCAGTTATTGCTGCAATCCAGAGATTTGATTATATCATAGAGAAACAAGTTTTTCAGATTTCTGAACTTGAAGAACGTGTAAGAGTTTTAGAGGCTCGTTTAAATCAAAATAGCAGAAACAGCAGTAAACCTCCTTCTACTGATTTTCATGTAAGAGATAAACCTAACCCTAAGAGTCGCCATGAAAAGAGTGGCAAGAAAGCTGGAGGTCAAGAAGGTCATCCAGGCACAACTCTTGATAAGGTTGATAATCCTGATTAGGTGATTGAACATTCTTTGACTTGTTGTGAATTAAAGGGATTGAAGTAAATCCACCTTTTCTAAACCCTGAAAAACAGGGGAAACGTGGTAAAAACCCAAAAACCAAAGCAAGGAACCTACTGGATATGTTTATAGAAAATAAAGAACAGATCCTGAGATTCCTGACTGATTTGAGAGTTCCATTTGAAAACAATCAGGCAGAAAGAGATATCAGGATGATGAAATTACAGCAGAAAATATCAAGAACTTTCAGAACCATACAAGGAGCGGAAGCTTTCTGCAGAATAAGAGCTTACATTTCTACTATTAGAAAGAATGGTTTACCTGTTATAGACGGTATTCTAGCGGCGCTCAATGGAGCGCCGCTATTATCCCGAGAATTGAAGCATTTTGCTGAGAAAACATACTTTTTTATCAGTGGCTGAATAGTTACACTATTTTTTTGCTTTGTAGCCTCTTTTTTAGGATCGTGGGATGCAGGATATTTGATTAATGGAGTGGGGTCTAATGTATTAATCGCTCAGGTATCTTTACTGGATGAAAACAGTACCTAATTACAAAACGAAACTCTGATACTAATTACACAGCATGAAGATATTATTTTGTTGAGAAGTATAAAGCGTTAATGAATTTACTAAATTGCATGCTATTCCTACATCTCAAATAAAATCAATAAATATAAGAGCAGAGAAAATGAACTTTTTGTCTTGGATATCACAATTATTTGGATGAATATTATTTCATTAAGTTGATTTCTCTAAGTGCCTGCAACGAAATAACCTATGCAACTTATAATTTATTGTAACTTTGATTGGCGACCTTGATAGTGAATATCAAAACGTCCAATCAGGAATATGCATAGATTATTCTGTGACGGGGCCTAAGCTTGTTTCTGTGTTCGCCAGCTCTATTTTATTTTTGCCATCAGCTTTGCGCTTCAGCGGACGCTTTCATTCCAGCTATCGTTCAGAATCGTAATCATGACGTCAGAAGCAGGAATAGTTAAACCTAAATTCCTTTCATGAAGTTCCTGCTATGTCGAGAAGAAATCTTTTGAGAATTATTCACCTTCCTCTTCCTCCATCAGATTCCAATAACTTTAAAAGCAATGCCCTTTATCAAAATGTGAATTTCAATGCTTACGATCAGGGTTAATAATTCCCTGATTTCTTTCTTAAAATGCCGGGCTGTTTTTTCCCGGACTTTCAACCGTACAACTTTATGAGAGATGAAAATGGAACTCGACGAAGTCATAATCACACGGGCAATTTTTGAAGAGTATTCAAAAACCTTCCTTGACTACACGGACATTGATGTAGCACTTGTAGGAGGGGGACCTGCAAACTTGGTGGCTGCAAGGTACCTGGCTGAAGCCGGGGCAAAGGTTGCCATTTATGAGCAGAAGCTGTCACTTGGGGGTGGCATGTGGACTGGCGGCATGATGTTCCCACGCATAGTTGTACAGGAAGAAGCCTGCCACGTCCTGGACGACTTCGGGATCAGGTATAAGGAGTACCAGCCCGGGTATTATGTGGCAAATTCTGTGGAATCTGTCGGAAAGTTGATAGCAGGGGCAACTTCGGCAGGGGCTGAGGTCTTTAACCTTGTGAGCTTTGAGGACGTCATGATTCGGGAGAATGACAGGATCACTGGAATTGTCATCAACTGGGGACCTGTAACAACTCAGCGCCTGCATGTGGATCCTCTCATGATCCGCACAAAACTCGTGATTGACGGGACAGGGCATGATGCGGTTGTTTGCAACACGATTCTCCGGAAGATACCCGATGCAAAGATCGGAGAACTCGGCATGCTCGGGGAAAAGCCAATGTGGTCTGAGGTAGGCGAGCGCCTTGCTGTGGATGCAACCCAGGAAATCTATCCCGGGCTGATTGTTACAGGCATGGCCGCAAATGCCGCAACTCGTGCCCCGAGAATGGGTCCTGTCTTCGGAGGCATGCTACTTTCCGGAGAAAAGGCTGCAAAACTTGCCCTTGACAGACTTAAAAATATCTGATATTTATCTGAAACCCACCGAAGCCCTCCTAAAATCGGGTTTTTACCGGCTCGGAACGCCGGGTAGCAGAATCACTCCCTTCTCGAAGAAGGGTATCCTGCTTTTCCGGCAAAAACTTTATATAAAAAAACTCCTTCTATAGGTTGCTTCAAACCTGAAGTACCAGACCCTGTGGCCGGGGTAGGGTAGAGGTTATCCTGTGGCCCTGTGGAGGCTACGATCCGAGTTCGATTCTCGGTCCCGGCCCTAAACTATTTTTAAATTATTTTTCTTCTCTTATGTGGTTACGGTGTTTTTTGCGGCACCCCTTTTATATTGTTCTACCAGTCACCTGCAATTTAATACCTGAATGCAATCTATACTTCACCTCCGATAATCAAGTAAATGGAAATGAGAACTGACATGAAAGCACTCATTATAGACGGTTATGTGGACGAGCCCGCCTGTCTTGGGGTTCCTCCTTATCTATCTCCTTACGCCCGGTACATAGCAGGAGCTCTTAGAGAGCGCGGGCTTTCCGAAAATGAGATTCACTACCTGACCATCGAC
The Methanosarcina sp. WWM596 DNA segment above includes these coding regions:
- a CDS encoding cation diffusion facilitator family transporter, translated to MLGAKASKNATFTLFFLSILKGIVGFYSGSAALIADAIHTSLDIFTSLAVWIGLKLSLKGSEEKFPYGYYKADNLVSLFVSIIILFSGFELVREALLNITNPVEVKMQGIALGTAVFSVVVMYALSQYKFKVGKQIDSQALIADALHSYTDVFSSLIVAITIIGSVLGVLWLDSVGVLVISLMIFKLGIGIAKDSIMTLMDAWLDKDSIRRIRQNVGSIQGVKTVGEIRLRKSGLVVFGEIEIEIEGDANLKRVEMLSEEIEKIVENEVKNLEHLVVNAKPGKMSVMKIAVPILMQEGLHSKISRHFGKAPYFIFIELEDSKIKSWDISENPASDLEKKRGLKTTEFLKNRGINVLIVGEIGESPFHNLHDSFVKMLQMPEAVEDVEKVVEKISELGTLTEPTE
- a CDS encoding cob(I)yrinic acid a,c-diamide adenosyltransferase — its product is MLKLLEEIPEETTVVLTGRRVPGELVERADLLTEMKLVKYPFEKNVTARERVEY
- a CDS encoding sulfide-dependent adenosine diphosphate thiazole synthase gives rise to the protein MELDEVIITRAIFEEYSKTFLDYTDIDVALVGGGPANLVAARYLAEAGAKVAIYEQKLSLGGGMWTGGMMFPRIVVQEEACHVLDDFGIRYKEYQPGYYVANSVESVGKLIAGATSAGAEVFNLVSFEDVMIRENDRITGIVINWGPVTTQRLHVDPLMIRTKLVIDGTGHDAVVCNTILRKIPDAKIGELGMLGEKPMWSEVGERLAVDATQEIYPGLIVTGMAANAATRAPRMGPVFGGMLLSGEKAAKLALDRLKNI